In Cutaneotrichosporon cavernicola HIS019 DNA, chromosome: 1, one DNA window encodes the following:
- the FTR1 gene encoding uncharacterized protein (to TIGR gene model, INSD accession) codes for MANNVFDVPIFFIVFREMIEASIIISVLLSFVEQLMQSGRLSPNERVDQAVGPDDGPHNEKVKRILKRMRYQIWAGTFAGFFIALSIGAAFIAVFYIKLNDLWAKSEQLWEGIFSLIAAILIFVMGIAFLKMDRSRIKWRYKLAAAFEDKSARMLAEAGEGPEYQKPSFTAKWALFLLPFVTVLREGLEAVIFVGGVSLGIPGTSIPLPVVVGLIAGAIVGYIIYKTGSSTTLHWFLIFSTAFLFLIGAGLFSKAIGFFEYYKFAKAVGGDVAETGDGPGSYNVHNNVWHLPFGNPETGSPTTNGGWQIFNALFGWNNTASLGTVLGYCFYWIAVMGALIYYKWTEGRVTFGGRFKSSAAKRLETRRAERIASTDAHETKAHHDSDSATQGSGTVPEEKTTHGIVA; via the exons ATGGCCAACAACGTGTTCGATGTGCccatcttcttcatcgTCTTCC GTGAGATGATCGAGGCATCGATCATCATCTCGGTCCTACTCTCTTTTGTTGAGCAGTTGATGCAATCTGGTCGCTTGTCGCCCAACGAGCGTGTCGACCAAGCTGTCGGACCAGATGACGGACCACACAATGAGAAAGTCAAGAGGATTCTCAAGCGTATGCGCTACCAGATTTGGGCAGGCACTTTTGCCGGTTTCTTCATCGCCCTCTCCATCGGTGCCGCTTTCATTGCTGTC tTCTACATCAAGCTAAACGACCTGTGGGCAAAATCCGAGCAGCTTTGGGAGGGCATCTTCTCGCTCATCGCGGCGATCCTCATCTTCGTCATGGGCATTGCGTTCCTCAAGATGGACCGTTCCCGCATCAAGTGGCGCTACAAGTTGGCCGCCGCCTTTGAAGACAAGTCGGCACGcatgctcgccgaggcgggcgagggaCCAGAATACCAAAAGCCGAGTTTCACGGCCAAGTGGGCTCTTTTCCTCCTCCCTTTCGTCACTGTCCTCCGTGAAGGTCTCGAAGCCGTCATCTTCGTCGGCGGTGTCTCTCTCGGTATTCCGGGCACTTCGATCCCTCTTCCCGTCGTCGTTGGTCTCATTGCAGGTGCTATCGTCGGATACATCATCTACAAGACGGGTTCGAGCACGACTCTCCACTGGTTCCTAATCTTCTCGAccgccttcctcttcctgaTTGGCGCCGGTCTCTTTTCAAAGGCAATCGGTTTCTTCGAGTATTACAAGTTTGCCAAGGCTGTTGgaggcgacgtcgccgagacTGGCGACGGACCGGGATCATACAACGTCCACAATAACGTGTGGCACCTACCGTTTGGTAACCCCGAGACCGGCTCGCCAACCACCAACGGAGGCTGGCAAATCTTCAACGCCCTCTTTGGATGGAACAACACGGCATCGCTCGGCACAGTCCTCGGATACTGCTTCTACTGGATCGCAGTCATGGGCGCTCTTATCTACTACAAGTGGACTGAGGGGCGCGTCACATTCGGTGGCCGCTTCAAGTCGTCAGCGGCTAAGCGTCTCGAGACCCGCCGCGCGGAGCGCATCGCCAGCACTGACGCTCACGAGACCAAGGCCCACcacgactcggactcggcTACCCAGGGCTCGGGCACGGTCCCGGAGGAGAAGACCACCCATGGCATTGTGGCGTAA